TCTCTCGAAACAAAATGCTTAATTAACATTCCCTCAGCCCTCCactacaagataaaaaaaaaaataaagtttaactTTTAATTTCAATTCTAAAGTTGGATTTTATTCCAGCTGGCATAAGTGTGAATGAAATTAATTTTAAGTTGTGAATCAATCAGTATTAAAACATTTTACATTATTCTCCAATACAGTATTTACTTACGTACTAGTGTACATGACCTTCTCCATGTTTTCATGTCTTTTTCCTAAACTCGAAATCGAGAGAAAATTTGAAAATAATCTGTTGGAATAGAATTACAAAAAAATGCCATTAGGCTGAATTCATGCGTTTTGAAAAAAGTGTCCTCCTGGTTCATCTCTTGTGCCTTTGTCACTTGGTCTGCAAACATAAGGAACATTTAAATTGTACCATTGGTAAGTCCCACCTTGATATAATAAATGGCTACCTGTAGCTTTAGAATCCTGTAAATAAATGCTTTTGGCATGATTCAGATTTAGCTaggttgcctaataattctggatACTGAAATGTGTCTTACCGTTTGTGGACTCccatgtttgattttttttaacagaCCAAACTTGAGAAGACTAATTATAAATAGCGTTACATGTGTTACTCCATACAAAATTACATTTGTGTTGTGTAGAATCTACCCAAGATGATTGAAAAAAAGATTCACTAAGAACCAGACAGATCGAGCTCGACATATTAGAAGGAACCCTTCGAGTTGTAGTTGGTGCTTGACCTGGTTGCTATGACCTAAAAAAATATTGCAATGATATTGGACAGCCTAGTTCAAACAATACGCATTGCATACCAAATGTGTATTGCAATGCACACTGATTAAAATGCTTGTATTGTTGTCCTGGCTATTAACTGTAATGAGGGACTAGGCGCAGGTAGAATGGCTTAGGTAaatgggtaggttagtgttaggcatagaggcAGGGAAGGTTTATGTGAGAATTGGAAAAGCTGAGGTGATAATATAATATTAGTAAATAACCGATATTGTACTCTCCGGAATACCtactaaaattaccaatattgtactatacGGAAAATATGCTCGTACaatggaagcaggagatttgggcgcatgagacaagtggacaaaaagggtgccccattcactcccattataaatatcgtttaatgggcgccgaacaggaaaaaaaagcgcccttttttcccgacgcccttttttgatgtacgcagtacaataacagtaaaattgctgatATTGTACTCTCCTAAATATCCACTAGTACAATAATGGTAACAAAAATGATATACAATTTTCAGCAATATTTATTCCCAAAGTTcctcagggatttttttttttgttgtttttttttttataagaaaagCAAATTAGCAGTGTATAAAGATAATGCATCATAACTCATTGAAACCTGGTTACTCTGTTCTTGCTTTCAAGGATCTAAACAATAAATGAGTTGGAAGAACCAGACCTCAGTCAAAGAATTTTGGCTTCTTGGCTTTCAGAATGTCCACAACTTCAAAATTCCGCTTTTTATATTTTTCCTAGCAATTTACATTTCTATATTAATAGGCAACCTGTTAATTATTGCATTAGTGATAGTGTCAAAGAACCTACAATCTCCAATGTATTTTTTCTTAGCCAACCTTTCATGGTCAGATGTCATTATTACCACCATCGTCATTCCATTCATGTTATCCGTATTGCTGAAAAGTAAGGCATCAATAACCTTTTCTGGATGTATCACTCAGCTCTACCTCTTTGGTTCCTTTGCAATCACAGAGTGTTTTCTACTCACGGTGATGTCCTATGACCGATATCTTGCTATCTGTAATCCTCTTCGGTATCTTTCCATAATGGACCTCAAGCTACAAGTTCACCTAGTGACTTGGTCTTGGGTTCTTGCTTTCTTTCTAACCATAATAACAGTCAGCCAAATGTGGCAGCTAAAGTTCTGTGGTCCAAATGTTATTGACCATTTTCTCTGTGACCCAGTTCCAGTGCTGGAACTTTCCTGTTCAGATACCACTGTGATTCAAATTTTGAAGCTTTATGTGGGCCTTCCTGTTACAGCGTTTCCTCTTGGCTTCATTATTGTAACTTATACCTTCATACTTATGACCATCATGAAGATCTcaacctccagtggtagacagaagGCCTTCTCCACTTGCAGCTCCCATTTGACAGTAGTGTGTGCATATTATGGAACTTTAATATCTCTTTATGTAATTCCATCCAATGGTCTTTCAGTTGAACTAACCAAAGTCCAGTCTCTCCTATACACTGTGCTTACTCCCCTACTTAATCCCCTAATTTATAGCCTACGGAACAAGGAAATAAGAACAGCAATTCAAAAAAGCATTAATGAATGGAAATAACATATATGGTCATTTCCAAGGCCACACATTATCTATGGTTATTGCAGGTTTTTGGTTGATGCAAAATAAATGTACCAACTCTCCTCCAACACTATTTAGTTAaaatacttaaagcaaacctgaactgaaaaatgaaaaaatacatgacatacttacctcctgcataGTCTAGTCATCAATTCCTTTCTCCTTTCCCGtggtttgtctactgtgatcaatggaattcttcgtcctccattttaaaaatggcgatgaccAGTTTCCAGGTTATCACTCCATTAACCTGtaatatcgtccacttgagccattagggaaacatggacattgccttgcacatcagttgtcctttcagttataactgacagaaacagaTAAAGTGGAAAAGGTCTGTAAGATATGAGCTATACAGGTCTCAAAGCTTTTGTTTGTTTGAGTAGCCATTTTCCATCCACACAGGTAAACAATAGTCTGGGTGCTGGATTCTTCTTTCACAAGCAACAGTTAAACAAAAGCCCTAGAGACAAAAGACTCACTTCCTGTTTAACTGACCTTAGGCGGAGATAAAGTTTaaatctgcatcctttcagccaatgACACTGAGCCTCCTCCTCAAAGGGATGTGATGTagggtgagggggtggagtcaaggggtatattgtcTTTGACCATGTGCTGTGAGGGGGTCTTTGGCTTTAATGGGCTGGTGGAGCTGTTAGCGGGAAACCATGGCTAGGTAAGCTGTATCTGCGCATTGTGGGCTGTATTTAGAAGATATATTGGGAAGCTGCACTAATGTTATGTATTAATGGATACATTGTGGTCATTGTTTCCTAAACTTTATGTGTGTTTATGGTTGGATTGCTCTGTACATGTTGTTTTCTGTAGTTCATCAGTATCTGTAACTGTATCGCAAATACCACTTGCAATATAAACTTTTTTATACTGTTGTTGATGTGTATTTCTTAGCCAAACGAGCACCTAGAACTTACGAGAAATCGGTATTGTTGTCTTTATTAATATCCCATTGTTGAGgcaatattttcagcaatatcgTATTTCTTACAGGTCCACTGGGCTGTCAGGTTCTGActagatcttgtcagaactgagaggAATGTTTGTTAGATGAAAATGACGAGCTTCTGACAGAAACTgactgcaggtacatcatgtgtttattataaatatatttttctaaattaaggttccctttaaactgacaACAATCAGTTTAAATTTGACAGACAGTTGAAGCAATTGTTATTGGTATGGCTTATCGCATTTGACTACCGCTTGCATAATACAATGAAACCAGTGAAAAACTGCTTGTCAGTGGAAATGGTGGATTTGGTAAAATCCACATATGATATGATGGGAAAATATCTGTATCCAGCTCTCAAAGATGATGTACTGAAGCAAcatgtataaataaatacatatataaatatatatatatatatatatatatatatatatatatatatatatatatatatatatatatatatatatgaataaagAAAGAGTTGTAACTTTAGATTAATTTACTGAATCATGCCAAGAGGCCTGTTTTGTACTGATAAACACATTAAACATTAAACACATTCAAAATAAATatagtaaaacacacacacacacaaaacaaaacgacattggcctcaattcactaagcttatctcctgtctttaataacgtttctagagtggtcaccatggtgatgaggcatgtcgtatttaagaaaccttttacctcaggcaaacctaaagttaactcttctgtctttaagttaacacttcaatccttaaaataaatccagagttaaagacaggctgtttattaactgcgtgtgaaaataactacagaggaggtaaattaaagtgaacctccggactaaaaatcaactcagcagcactgaaaaggcctggtgtttctttaacagtttcacagcatcagaactttgtttctcttatccaagcctcatttttagctgcacagaagaaaactgcccgggcttttttcccctgatgctgtgcaaagcatgatgggatttctgatgttgttgctctcgttctgctgttttggtgcaattttttttttttttacattttgaatttgacatttgaagcctagcgtgtgcagctgggagcggtaatcaggacacaggacagttggaactgtgtctcctgctccttgtcacctcctttcaaccaaaaagatggctgcccccatgacaaagatggcagcccccatgaatcacaaacatttgcctgttcttttaaaacagggtgggaaagagattatattacccatctattctaattaacataactaatgtaacataatgacagtatgtttgtttaggctgaagttcccctttaacaacagaggaggtaacgtaaggaatgaagagataagataactctcttactgtgtggtggtacgttttctcttgccttattatctccagcatgatcttagtgaattgaggccattgtctaggCATAGGCATCACAGAGTAATTTGATCCATCACTTTATGTCATAATGGGCAATGGTGAGATTGGTGGTCCAAGACATACCCATAAGGTAGGAGGCCATCACTATATCCATGTCATTAAAATGATAGCGTTATGGTCACCAAcagtcattaaaggataccttagtgatTAACTGATTTGAAAAAGGATGCCTTGTGTGTATATGGGGAATTGTGCAGAGTCTTACCCCACCTCGCATGTCCCAGAGTCACCTTCCGTTCTCCTTCAATTCAGCTTGTTTTGACATCCGACCTGGACATACTACGCTGCGCAATATGTCCACTAGTGTGCCTTGTGACTGTGATACCCAGCGATGCCTTATGACATCAGCATGTTCGCATGGTCGCATGCTCTGTAGATGACAGACACACAGGTGGCCACAgccttagtcctgccaggtgatctgtacagaatgttcatttactgagagttctatgcacagatggaGATACTGCTTCCTCGGCCATTTGaaacaactgttattttccaccagtgatgctcggatacccctttttattattcgagtttggtcgaattcgaatagtaaattatttgaattcggtcgaatattcgagtcaaatattttttactattcgattcgacctcggacttcgagctcactattcgagtcggtattcgagctcattattcgagctgactattcgaattggccttaaatagcttccaacacttgttttgagggtgaatgatgcaagaaacatctttttttcccaagtaacaacagcaagtgattatgtggggatgttcctttaaaaaaaaaaaaaaggtggaaagagaagagaagttgtgtccaaaattctgttcagtagtgtatatacttcttcttcttcttcatcttctttatcttctatatcttcttcttctatatcttcttcttcttcttcttcttcttcatcttcttcttcttcatcttcttcttcttcttcttctatatcttcttcttctatatcttcttcttcttcttcttcttcatcttcatcttcttcttcttcttcatcttcttcttcttcatcttcttcttcatcttcttcttcttcatcttcttcatcttcatcttcttcatcttcatcttcttcttcatcatcttcttcttcttcatcatcatcttcttcttcttcatcttcttcatcttcatcttcttcatcttctttatcatcttctttttcgtcatcttcttcttctatatcttctttttctatatcttctttttctatatcctcttcttcttattatttttctatttcgtcttcttctttttctatatcttcttcttcttctccttcttcttctttttctatatcttcttcttcttctatatcgtcttcttcttcttcacttatttctcttttatatatatttttttaaagaaatgcagctatttttgagcgtaataaatagctggtggcgcacgcatgttggaagcgccattgtatgtgctccctggcagtggaaacacacagacagcaggaggtaaattcagcagcagcagcaggaggaggaggattattgtgtggcagcaggcagtcaatgaggcaggcagcgagacataataggctgtgtggtacctagcggtggtaccaggccgtaaatacgcagcatgaggttccagacagcggtcgtgaagcccacatcatgtccaatacacaactgggacaacacagttttcaacccggacacctctaaaaataatatcacaaagtattaataaaaagtatatatattttttttgtttttttaaagaaatgcagctatttttgagcgtaacaaatagctggtggcgcatggtggaagcgccattgtatgtgctccctggcagtggaaacacacagacagcaggaggtaaattcagcagcaggaggaggaggatgagtgtgtggcagcaggcagtcaatgaggcaggcagcgtgactctGTCTCCCCCTacccagcgtgacataatagccctggtacctagcggtgataccagggctgtaaataaacacaactggaggtcccagacagcggtcgtgcagcccacatcgtgtccaatacacaactgggacaacacagttttcaacccgggcacctcagaaaaattaaaccttttttttaatgttttttttgttttgttttcacagcaaattacacagatatagctattgtttgacataatagctggtggcagagttgcagcagaaggtaattctgtgtaccctggcagtgggaaacacagacagacagcagcagcagcaggaggaatggaggagtaatgtgagtagctattgttggacgtaatagctggtggcagagtggcagcagaaggtaaatctgtgtaccctggcagtgggaaacacagacagacagcagcagcagcaggaggaatggaggagtagtgtgagtgtggcagcaggcaggcagcatgacataatagccctggtacctagcggttataccagggctgtaaataaacacaacaggaggttccagacagcggtcgtgcagcccacatcgtgtccaatacacaactgggacaacacagttttcaacccgggcacctcacaaaaattaaacctttttttttttttcaatggtttacttttttttttttttttgtacagcaaattacacagatatagctattgtttgacgtaatagctggtggcagagtggcagcagaaggtaaaatctgtgtacccttggcagtgggaaacacagacagacagcatcaacagcaggaggaatggaggagtagtgtgagtgtggcagcaggtaggtaggcagcgtgacataatagccctgttacctagcggtgataccagggctgtaaataaacacaacaggaggtcccagacatcggtcgtgcagcccacatcgtgtccaatacacaactgggacaacacagttttcaacccgggcacctcagaaaaattaaacctttttttttttttttaaaggtaaatacaggcagcaggggcagctattgtttgacgtaatagctggtggcagagcggcagcagaaggtaaatctgtgtaccctggcagtgggaaacacagacagacagacagcagaagggcagtacacagcagcccactgtagatgtaaaatgtgtggctgcaggcgacgtaatagtcaaagtgaaccaggctggcttagtgagcaggagccaggaggtggtaaagggtggtaaggcacattaacgatggttcttccggcagccagttcatgtccccctctcgccgacaacaggggccaggaactcgccttccacc
This DNA window, taken from Hyperolius riggenbachi isolate aHypRig1 chromosome 3, aHypRig1.pri, whole genome shotgun sequence, encodes the following:
- the LOC137560891 gene encoding olfactory receptor 10A7-like, whose amino-acid sequence is MSWKNQTSVKEFWLLGFQNVHNFKIPLFIFFLAIYISILIGNLLIIALVIVSKNLQSPMYFFLANLSWSDVIITTIVIPFMLSVLLKSKASITFSGCITQLYLFGSFAITECFLLTVMSYDRYLAICNPLRYLSIMDLKLQVHLVTWSWVLAFFLTIITVSQMWQLKFCGPNVIDHFLCDPVPVLELSCSDTTVIQILKLYVGLPVTAFPLGFIIVTYTFILMTIMKISTSSGRQKAFSTCSSHLTVVCAYYGTLISLYVIPSNGLSVELTKVQSLLYTVLTPLLNPLIYSLRNKEIRTAIQKSINEWK